From one Bacteroidota bacterium genomic stretch:
- a CDS encoding T9SS type A sorting domain-containing protein: MKTIRNVFWVIALALLGCGSVNAQNWASIGKFNIAPNIAWYDAQEDRMLVAGLYTWFDSSEIHGFGQIVGDTVIGLGCGFDVPCGTQVIYNSRVNDAKAFARYKGELFVTGTFLMAGGNPSGRIAKWQGNDWVAIGSGLSTNGNPGGGIGFGLEVMDNILYLYGAFDSINGIEAHSLAKYDGTSWGPVFNLPKFMSSLNRIYDAEWFEGELYIGGDFHKPGSNPPIHGLAKWNGFDWVGVDVGLFGTFPNVSALATYQGKLVIAGHFNKHDTPGSIPGNGITIWDGQVWDTLQGGVQYRVPGGWIRGILINGDALYAYGLFDSAGGYPARNLAMWDGNRWCGLEESNDFVPTSIGFYHDTLFMTIGSESVGGIDSISRFAKWIGGANLDGCRLVASPELENEIDQISLYPNPTNSSFKLTLPPNTTTCTLEIHDITGREVAPACTYRAGDPPVDVAHLSAGLYFVEVRVKDRVEVIKLVKQ; this comes from the coding sequence ATGAAAACGATCAGAAACGTCTTTTGGGTAATCGCTTTGGCCCTCTTGGGTTGTGGATCCGTTAATGCCCAAAATTGGGCATCAATCGGAAAATTTAACATTGCTCCAAACATTGCATGGTATGATGCACAAGAGGACCGGATGTTGGTCGCCGGGCTATACACTTGGTTTGATTCTTCCGAAATTCACGGCTTTGGTCAAATCGTTGGTGATACCGTGATTGGGCTTGGTTGTGGATTCGATGTCCCTTGTGGAACGCAAGTGATCTACAATTCAAGGGTAAACGATGCCAAGGCATTTGCACGATATAAAGGCGAACTCTTTGTAACAGGAACTTTTTTGATGGCAGGAGGAAATCCTTCAGGTAGGATCGCAAAGTGGCAAGGGAATGATTGGGTTGCCATTGGTTCTGGCCTGAGCACAAATGGAAATCCTGGGGGTGGAATCGGTTTTGGACTCGAAGTGATGGACAATATTTTGTATCTTTATGGGGCATTTGACTCAATCAATGGCATAGAAGCGCACAGTCTTGCCAAGTATGATGGCACTTCGTGGGGTCCTGTTTTTAACTTGCCAAAGTTCATGAGTTCGTTGAATCGGATTTATGATGCGGAGTGGTTTGAGGGCGAGTTATACATTGGTGGTGACTTTCACAAACCGGGGAGTAATCCACCGATTCATGGTTTGGCAAAATGGAACGGCTTCGATTGGGTTGGTGTCGATGTCGGCCTATTCGGCACTTTTCCCAATGTGAGTGCTCTTGCTACGTATCAAGGGAAATTGGTAATTGCTGGTCATTTTAATAAGCACGATACGCCGGGATCAATACCAGGCAATGGAATCACGATTTGGGATGGACAAGTATGGGACACGCTGCAGGGAGGAGTGCAATACAGGGTGCCTGGTGGATGGATTCGTGGCATTCTTATCAATGGGGATGCCTTGTATGCTTATGGCCTGTTTGATTCGGCTGGAGGTTACCCAGCAAGGAACCTTGCCATGTGGGACGGCAATCGGTGGTGTGGGTTGGAGGAATCCAACGATTTTGTTCCGACCTCAATTGGTTTTTACCATGATACACTTTTCATGACGATTGGCTCAGAGTCGGTTGGCGGGATTGATTCCATCTCTCGTTTTGCGAAATGGATCGGAGGTGCAAATTTGGACGGTTGTCGATTGGTGGCATCTCCCGAATTAGAAAATGAAATTGACCAAATCTCCCTCTACCCCAATCCAACGAATTCATCCTTTAAGCTGACGCTCCCGCCCAACACGACAACATGCACCCTCGAAATCCACGACATCACCGGCCGCGAGGTCGCGCCTGCCTGCACCTACCGCGCGGGTGACCCGCCTGTGGACGTGGCGCACCTGAGCGCGGGGCTGTATTTTGTGGAGGTGCGGGTCAAGGATCGGGTTGAGGTGATTAAATTGGTCAAACA